The following proteins are encoded in a genomic region of Paenibacillus sp. FSL R7-0273:
- a CDS encoding UvrB/UvrC motif-containing protein, with translation MLCQECGVKPATLHFTKIVSGEKTEFHICESCAREKGELIPGTAGGFSIHSLLSGLLDLEGAGKEKTAATKNVQGLHCESCGMTYSQFSKLGRFGCSSCYKYFDSTLDPLFRRVHGSTAHVGKLPKRAGAQIMCKRQINELKQELQESIVQEEFETAAELRDKIRKLEKEMAQE, from the coding sequence ATGCTGTGTCAGGAATGCGGCGTCAAACCGGCAACTCTTCATTTCACCAAGATTGTGAGTGGAGAGAAGACGGAATTTCATATTTGTGAAAGCTGTGCCCGTGAAAAAGGGGAGCTGATTCCCGGTACTGCTGGTGGCTTCTCGATTCACAGCCTGCTGTCCGGTCTGCTTGACCTTGAAGGGGCAGGCAAGGAAAAGACCGCAGCCACCAAGAATGTGCAGGGTCTGCACTGTGAGAGCTGCGGCATGACCTATTCCCAGTTCAGCAAGCTCGGGCGTTTCGGCTGCAGCTCCTGCTATAAATACTTTGACAGTACGCTGGACCCGCTGTTTAGAAGAGTGCACGGCAGTACGGCCCATGTAGGCAAGCTTCCTAAACGCGCCGGAGCGCAGATCATGTGCAAGCGTCAGATTAATGAATTGAAGCAGGAGCTGCAGGAAAGCATTGTTCAGGAAGAGTTTGAAACTGCGGCGGAGCTGCGGGATAAAATCCGCAAGCTTGAAAAAGAAATGGCACAAGAGTAA
- a CDS encoding CtsR family transcriptional regulator: MRNISDIIEQYLKNILHESPEGTVEIQRNDLADQFSCVPSQINYVISTRFTLEKGYVVESKRGGGGYIRIQRYELPQNVALYAHLKSTIGNDIDQNSAEGLIYQLEEARFLSKREACLMRAAVSRECLTVNLPYRDEIRAKIMKAMLISLLGK; the protein is encoded by the coding sequence ATGCGTAATATCTCTGATATTATCGAACAATATCTGAAGAATATTTTGCATGAAAGTCCCGAAGGTACGGTGGAAATCCAGCGCAATGACCTGGCGGACCAGTTCTCATGCGTGCCGTCACAGATTAATTATGTCATCAGTACACGTTTTACCTTGGAGAAGGGCTATGTGGTAGAGAGTAAGCGCGGCGGCGGAGGCTATATCCGGATTCAGCGTTATGAGCTGCCCCAGAATGTGGCGCTGTACGCTCATCTCAAATCTACAATAGGAAATGATATTGATCAGAATTCCGCCGAAGGGCTGATTTATCAGCTTGAGGAGGCCCGTTTCCTAAGCAAACGTGAAGCGTGTCTTATGCGCGCCGCTGTTTCCCGGGAATGCCTGACGGTTAATCTGCCGTACCGGGATGAGATTCGTGCCAAGATTATGAAGGCGATGCTAATCTCTTTGTTGGGCAAATAA